The proteins below come from a single Oerskovia jenensis genomic window:
- a CDS encoding arylsulfatase: MRPDQHARTMLPVPDRPAPGLTTYDAKDPDTSFPPIEPLLPPDGAPNVLVILLDDVGFGASSVFGGPCRTPTAERLAAGGLRFNRFHTTALCAPTRQAMLTGRNHHSVGMGSITETATSAPGNSSVRPNTKAPLAKTLKLNGYSTAQFGKCHEVPVWQSSPLGPFDAWPSGGGGFETFYGFIGGESNQWDPALYDGTTPVEPPATPEEGYHLTADLADHAIGWIRTQKALMPERPFFAYFAPGATHAPHHVPQEWADRYAGEFDDGWDVQRERTFARQQELGVIPADAELTARHEEIPAWDDMPDDLKPVLAREMEVYAGFLEHTDHHVGRLVDALDDLGILDDTLIYYIIGDNGASAEGTLNGAFNEMANFNGMAALETPEFLRSKLDELGSPSSYNHYAVGWAHAMDTPFQWTKQVASHWGGTRNGTIVHWPQGISDQGGLRTQFTHVIDVAPTILEAAGLPEPTLVDGVLQSPMEGTSMLYAFDDADAPERHDLQYFEMFGNRGVYHKGWSAVTKHRTPWILVGGVVPAFDDDVWELYDGTADYSQARDLSAEHPEKLHVLQRLWLIEAAKYGVLPLDDRGGERLNPDLAGRPTLVRGTSQQLFPGMGRLSENSVLSVKNKSFSVTAEVEVPAAGVEGVIIAQGGRFGGWSLYATEGRAKFVYNVLGLQEFAVTAERPVPMGTHQVRMEFAYDGGGLAKGGDVTLYYDGEVVGTGRVGATQPMIFSADETTDVGYESGTTVTSDYTTRGSRFTGRIGWVQIDLGTDDHDHYIDPDERLRIAMARQ, translated from the coding sequence ATGCGTCCCGACCAGCACGCCCGCACGATGCTGCCCGTCCCGGACCGGCCGGCCCCCGGGCTCACGACCTACGACGCGAAGGACCCCGACACGTCGTTCCCGCCCATCGAGCCGCTGCTCCCCCCGGACGGTGCGCCGAACGTCCTGGTGATCCTGCTCGACGACGTGGGCTTCGGGGCGTCGAGCGTGTTCGGCGGCCCGTGCCGCACCCCGACCGCGGAGCGGCTCGCGGCAGGCGGCCTGCGCTTCAACCGCTTCCACACGACCGCGCTGTGCGCGCCGACCCGGCAGGCGATGCTGACGGGCCGCAACCACCACTCGGTGGGCATGGGCAGCATCACCGAGACCGCGACGTCGGCCCCCGGCAACAGCTCGGTGCGACCGAACACCAAGGCGCCGCTCGCGAAGACCCTCAAGCTCAACGGGTACTCGACGGCCCAGTTCGGGAAGTGTCACGAGGTGCCCGTCTGGCAGTCCTCGCCCCTGGGGCCGTTCGACGCCTGGCCCTCGGGTGGCGGCGGGTTCGAGACGTTCTACGGGTTCATCGGCGGCGAGAGCAACCAGTGGGACCCCGCGCTGTACGACGGGACGACCCCGGTCGAGCCGCCCGCCACTCCCGAGGAGGGGTACCACCTGACGGCGGACCTCGCCGACCACGCGATCGGCTGGATCCGCACGCAGAAGGCCCTCATGCCCGAGCGTCCCTTCTTCGCGTACTTCGCGCCGGGAGCGACGCACGCACCGCACCACGTCCCCCAGGAGTGGGCGGACAGGTATGCGGGAGAGTTCGACGACGGCTGGGACGTGCAGCGGGAGCGGACGTTCGCGCGCCAGCAGGAGCTCGGCGTGATCCCGGCCGACGCGGAGCTGACCGCGCGGCACGAGGAGATTCCGGCGTGGGACGACATGCCCGACGACCTCAAGCCCGTGCTCGCGCGGGAGATGGAGGTCTACGCGGGGTTCCTCGAGCACACCGACCACCACGTGGGCCGGCTCGTCGACGCACTCGACGACCTGGGGATCCTCGACGACACGCTGATCTACTACATCATCGGCGACAACGGGGCCTCCGCCGAGGGGACCCTGAACGGCGCGTTCAACGAGATGGCGAACTTCAACGGCATGGCGGCGCTCGAGACACCGGAGTTCCTGCGCTCCAAGCTGGACGAGCTCGGGTCGCCCAGCTCCTACAACCACTACGCGGTCGGCTGGGCGCACGCGATGGACACGCCGTTCCAGTGGACCAAGCAGGTCGCCTCGCACTGGGGCGGCACGCGCAACGGCACGATCGTGCACTGGCCGCAGGGCATCAGCGACCAGGGCGGGCTGCGCACCCAGTTCACGCACGTGATCGACGTCGCGCCGACGATCCTCGAGGCCGCAGGACTGCCCGAACCGACCCTGGTCGACGGTGTCCTCCAGTCCCCGATGGAGGGGACGAGCATGCTGTACGCGTTCGACGACGCCGACGCCCCCGAACGTCACGACCTGCAGTACTTCGAGATGTTCGGCAACCGCGGCGTCTACCACAAGGGCTGGAGCGCGGTCACGAAGCACAGGACCCCGTGGATCCTCGTCGGAGGGGTGGTGCCCGCGTTCGACGACGACGTCTGGGAGCTCTACGACGGCACGGCTGACTACAGCCAGGCGCGCGACCTCTCGGCCGAGCACCCGGAGAAGCTGCACGTGCTCCAACGGCTCTGGCTCATCGAGGCGGCGAAGTACGGCGTGCTTCCCCTCGACGACCGCGGGGGCGAACGGCTCAACCCCGACCTCGCGGGTCGCCCCACGCTCGTCCGCGGCACGTCGCAGCAGCTCTTCCCGGGCATGGGTCGGCTCTCCGAGAACAGCGTGCTCAGCGTCAAGAACAAGTCGTTCTCGGTCACGGCCGAGGTGGAGGTCCCTGCCGCGGGCGTCGAGGGCGTGATCATCGCCCAGGGCGGCCGGTTCGGCGGGTGGTCGCTCTACGCCACGGAGGGGCGGGCGAAGTTCGTCTACAACGTCCTGGGCCTCCAGGAGTTCGCGGTCACCGCGGAGCGCCCCGTCCCCATGGGCACGCACCAGGTCCGCATGGAGTTCGCGTACGACGGCGGCGGCCTCGCCAAGGGCGGCGACGTCACTCTCTACTACGACGGCGAGGTCGTGGGAACCGGACGCGTCGGGGCGACGCAGCCCATGATCTTCTCCGCGGACGAGACGACCGACGTCGGGTACGAGTCGGGCACCACGGTCACGTCCGACTACACGACCCGGGGGAGCCGGTTCACGGGCAGGATCGGCTGGGTCCAGATCGACCTGGGCACCGACGACCACGACCACTACATCGACCCGGACGAGCGCCTGCGGATCGCGATGGCGCGCCAGTGA
- a CDS encoding sigma-70 family RNA polymerase sigma factor encodes MTSSTPELSDVELVARVRAGDREAYADLWQRHRGSALSVARQYAGIADPEDIVQEATRAVLAAILAGGGPYGAFRPYLNQSVRNTAISMSRRRAPQPVGDLHDVAERSLDDAVEDPADGSLEKLVTVRAFKALPSRWQSVLWFTCVEGLNVRDAGARLGLSPNATSALAVRAREGLRKEWLRAHLSDHRLAVTCRTVVEQLPALERGALPADDLRVVETHLRDCLHCSIVAAEINDLAARLPVILAPLVATGFDLFGPVALRRHAVLSQRRSLHRRGPVARRTALRSIRAMASGPGKAWAVGALVVGGAAAAAGVLTHGVTPPNAASTATEQPAPTGSVVGSPDLPHEAADDAPGFEAADDARPVPVQAVAPVRVHDDQVDVETDVPDPAPPATGSGVLPDPADLVASGSPEAEPPDPSGRADRDRSGEDPGPAPAISLPAPTVDLHPRGTAPLWALPVAGTGTAHATVELVDTTGTVVAKAAVGNDGRWQLALLASERTADLDTYSVRQVDQDGAVSPQELVGTYGFAAPSIDVWHVEPSGLERPGTPGVALWLHGSPGVVQTKVDGSLGETHAMPGGLLVRLPELAAGPHTASVRYVNPWTGETGAWRSVPVMIPAQDRSAD; translated from the coding sequence ATGACGAGCAGCACCCCAGAGCTGTCCGACGTCGAGCTCGTGGCCCGGGTTCGGGCCGGAGACCGCGAGGCGTACGCCGACCTGTGGCAACGCCATCGCGGCTCAGCCCTCTCCGTCGCCCGGCAGTACGCAGGCATCGCCGACCCCGAGGACATCGTCCAGGAGGCCACCCGCGCGGTCCTCGCCGCGATCCTCGCCGGGGGCGGCCCCTACGGGGCCTTCCGCCCCTACCTCAACCAGTCGGTCCGGAACACGGCGATCTCCATGTCCCGCCGTCGCGCTCCCCAACCGGTGGGCGACCTCCACGACGTCGCCGAGCGCTCGCTCGACGACGCGGTGGAGGACCCGGCCGACGGTTCGCTCGAGAAGCTGGTGACGGTCCGAGCCTTCAAGGCCCTCCCGTCGCGATGGCAGTCGGTGCTGTGGTTCACGTGCGTGGAGGGGCTGAACGTCCGAGACGCCGGTGCCCGACTCGGCCTGTCGCCCAACGCGACGTCCGCGCTCGCCGTCCGCGCCCGGGAAGGGCTGCGCAAGGAGTGGCTCCGGGCCCACCTGAGCGACCACCGTCTCGCCGTCACGTGTCGCACGGTCGTCGAGCAGCTCCCTGCCCTGGAGCGAGGAGCCCTCCCGGCAGACGACCTGAGAGTCGTCGAGACCCACCTTCGAGACTGCCTCCACTGCTCGATCGTCGCCGCAGAGATCAACGACCTGGCGGCACGACTTCCGGTGATCCTCGCACCCTTGGTCGCGACCGGCTTCGACCTGTTCGGTCCCGTCGCCCTGCGACGGCACGCCGTGCTCTCCCAGCGCCGGTCGCTGCACCGGCGCGGCCCGGTCGCCCGTCGAACCGCTCTGCGCTCGATCCGGGCGATGGCATCCGGGCCGGGGAAGGCGTGGGCCGTCGGTGCACTCGTCGTCGGGGGTGCGGCTGCCGCAGCCGGCGTCCTGACGCACGGGGTGACGCCACCGAACGCTGCGAGTACCGCCACTGAGCAGCCCGCACCGACCGGGTCCGTGGTCGGGTCGCCGGACCTGCCGCACGAAGCAGCCGATGACGCCCCGGGCTTCGAAGCAGCCGACGACGCACGACCGGTCCCGGTCCAGGCGGTCGCGCCCGTCAGGGTGCACGACGACCAGGTGGACGTCGAGACCGATGTCCCCGACCCCGCTCCCCCGGCCACAGGCTCCGGCGTCCTCCCCGACCCTGCAGACCTGGTTGCGAGCGGGTCACCCGAGGCCGAGCCCCCCGACCCCTCAGGTCGCGCAGACCGCGACCGGAGCGGAGAAGACCCGGGTCCCGCCCCGGCCATCAGCCTGCCCGCTCCGACGGTCGATCTGCATCCCCGCGGGACCGCGCCGCTCTGGGCCCTTCCTGTCGCGGGTACGGGCACTGCCCACGCGACGGTCGAGCTGGTGGACACCACGGGGACCGTCGTCGCGAAGGCGGCGGTCGGCAACGACGGTCGCTGGCAGCTCGCGCTCCTCGCGTCCGAGCGGACGGCCGATCTCGACACGTACTCGGTCCGGCAGGTAGATCAGGACGGCGCCGTCTCGCCCCAGGAACTCGTCGGGACGTACGGATTTGCCGCGCCCTCGATCGACGTCTGGCACGTCGAGCCGTCCGGCCTCGAGCGCCCGGGCACCCCGGGCGTCGCCCTGTGGCTCCACGGCTCCCCTGGAGTCGTCCAGACGAAGGTCGACGGCTCCCTGGGCGAGACCCACGCCATGCCTGGCGGGCTCCTCGTGCGCCTCCCCGAGCTCGCGGCAGGTCCTCACACCGCGAGCGTCCGCTACGTGAACCCCTGGACCGGAGAGACCGGTGCCTGGCGGTCCGTGCCGGTGATGATCCCGGCCCAGGACCGGTCGGCCGACTGA
- a CDS encoding carboxymuconolactone decarboxylase family protein gives MDYTDRLRRFAINDARLEEDLELESTVLEPKTLALIRLAALVAVGGAEPTYGSEVDEAVTAGATTAEIVDVLAATIPIVGLPAVVAAAPKLALALGYDPFDAREPG, from the coding sequence GTGGACTACACCGACCGACTTCGGCGCTTCGCGATCAACGACGCGCGCCTCGAGGAGGACCTGGAGCTCGAGTCGACCGTCCTCGAGCCCAAGACGCTCGCGCTGATCCGGCTCGCCGCGCTCGTCGCGGTCGGCGGGGCCGAGCCGACGTACGGCAGCGAGGTCGACGAAGCGGTCACGGCAGGTGCCACCACCGCGGAGATCGTCGACGTCCTCGCCGCGACCATTCCCATCGTCGGGCTGCCGGCCGTCGTGGCCGCGGCGCCCAAGCTCGCGCTCGCGCTCGGCTACGACCCGTTCGACGCGCGCGAGCCGGGGTGA
- a CDS encoding DUF6325 family protein — MTQDPSDLQDTGPIDYLVVEFESDAMTGEAFPLLVDLVEQGIIRVLDLLVLRKEEDGSVVGVELDELDDGSTGLEIFAGASSGLLGHEDLTEAAEAVEPGRTAAVLVYENVWAAPFASALRRGGAQLVASGRIPVQAVLAALDAAENA, encoded by the coding sequence ATGACCCAGGACCCGAGCGACCTGCAGGACACCGGACCGATCGACTACCTCGTCGTCGAGTTCGAGTCCGACGCCATGACGGGCGAGGCCTTCCCCCTGCTCGTCGACCTGGTCGAGCAGGGGATCATCCGTGTCCTCGACCTGCTCGTGCTGCGCAAGGAGGAGGACGGGAGCGTGGTGGGGGTCGAGCTCGACGAGCTCGACGACGGCTCGACCGGCCTCGAGATCTTCGCGGGTGCCTCGTCGGGGCTCCTGGGACACGAGGACCTGACCGAGGCCGCAGAGGCGGTCGAGCCCGGGAGGACGGCGGCCGTCCTGGTGTACGAGAACGTGTGGGCCGCACCCTTCGCGTCCGCCCTGCGCCGCGGTGGCGCCCAGCTCGTCGCGAGCGGGCGCATCCCGGTGCAGGCCGTGCTCGCGGCGCTCGACGCCGCCGAGAACGCCTGA
- a CDS encoding GntR family transcriptional regulator yields the protein MPIPQGEVLAIGRGNTPLHATVFDELKDDIVSGTLRPGDPLVEADLIARFGTSRTPIREALNRLSALGLVEIAPRKHTLVSRLDPWRAKDAVETLDALWRHANKHVTPHAAEEDVEVARRVLRERTTTVDVRREIVAGRYMLLADVTLDRYANSAFCRLRDELRPMLARYLASRVDAIDLDDALARTRKHAQAMVDRDPVAAREALTGFVDSVLPQAMPPRQARPTDERSGTRRLMSDQIADRMREAIMDGTLEPGEQLTESELIAWMGTSRTPIRVALNVLADEGFVDIEPNRQPRVSRPSDQEYADISVAVGVLTQEVVRRAAPHLTEQDLTALDDAATAMGEAVESRAFGAVAQSAAAYSDLLRSRCENQVLVEVGAKLSASMQRVVVANRPTTLKRLGPDPYHRVVELLRAGDVESAVRTIGRVYDIDAVDPAPGPEDSSRR from the coding sequence ATGCCCATCCCTCAGGGCGAGGTGCTCGCCATCGGCCGAGGTAACACCCCGCTGCACGCGACCGTGTTCGACGAGCTCAAGGACGACATCGTCTCCGGGACCCTCAGGCCGGGGGACCCGCTCGTCGAAGCCGACCTCATCGCGCGCTTCGGCACCTCGCGAACTCCCATCCGAGAGGCACTCAACCGGCTCTCGGCCCTGGGCCTGGTCGAGATCGCGCCCCGCAAGCACACCCTGGTCTCACGTCTTGATCCCTGGAGGGCCAAGGACGCGGTCGAGACGCTCGATGCGCTGTGGCGCCACGCGAACAAGCACGTGACGCCGCATGCCGCAGAGGAGGACGTGGAGGTCGCCCGTCGAGTGCTGCGCGAACGCACGACGACGGTCGACGTCCGTCGAGAGATCGTCGCCGGACGCTACATGCTCCTGGCGGACGTCACCCTGGACCGGTACGCCAACTCGGCCTTCTGCCGGTTGCGTGACGAGCTCCGCCCGATGCTCGCCCGGTACCTGGCCTCCCGGGTCGACGCGATCGACCTCGACGACGCCCTTGCCCGGACCAGGAAGCACGCCCAGGCGATGGTCGACCGGGACCCGGTGGCCGCCAGGGAAGCGCTGACCGGCTTCGTCGACTCCGTCCTGCCGCAAGCGATGCCGCCCCGCCAGGCGCGACCCACGGACGAACGGTCAGGAACCCGCCGTCTCATGAGCGACCAGATCGCCGACCGCATGCGCGAGGCGATCATGGACGGCACGCTGGAGCCCGGCGAGCAGCTCACCGAGTCCGAGCTGATCGCCTGGATGGGTACCTCGCGCACCCCCATCCGGGTGGCCCTCAACGTCCTGGCGGACGAAGGCTTCGTGGACATCGAGCCGAACCGGCAGCCACGGGTCTCCCGCCCCAGCGACCAGGAGTACGCCGACATCTCGGTCGCCGTCGGGGTCCTCACCCAGGAGGTCGTCCGCCGTGCCGCACCGCACCTCACCGAGCAGGACCTGACGGCCCTCGACGACGCGGCGACCGCGATGGGCGAGGCCGTCGAGAGCCGGGCGTTCGGCGCGGTGGCGCAGAGTGCCGCCGCCTACTCCGACCTGCTGCGCTCCCGGTGCGAGAACCAGGTTCTCGTCGAGGTCGGCGCGAAGCTCAGCGCCTCCATGCAGCGTGTCGTCGTCGCGAACCGTCCGACGACCTTGAAGCGGCTCGGTCCCGATCCGTACCACCGGGTCGTCGAGCTGCTGCGTGCGGGGGACGTGGAGTCCGCCGTCCGGACGATCGGGCGCGTCTACGACATCGACGCCGTCGACCCGGCGCCCGGACCGGAAGACTCCTCGCGCCGGTAG
- a CDS encoding VaFE repeat-containing surface-anchored protein: MKVQWISRPRRRGNDKTARPRYARRAVTFGAAAAMALLLGTSSLLAGVTSAQAAVGDQTQATNPDWGGGSSTWSALWGLSNGTSQYCLQIDRSGPETSYEGFSVKYTQKASSAQVFDYNRPADAQGKINWILQRAYPYLTISEVSAITGINGLDSDEVIDATQTAIHYYGDSPTVDASRITTGADARALYNWYVSHAVSVSPNGPNDGSISLTRASTFSQAAGGLVGPYVVHTDQVQIVHLSASGGRVVNAAGAAVSTVTDGASVYLAPTGAGPVTLIANGTYVYVSGNVWDPQPGQYSRRSKPFQQLTTAEAKPRQAQISDTPTPPPAPTVATTAVDKADGDHTLPATGGTITDTVTYTGLTPGTKYTLNGELMDKTTGATTGITATADFTPTTADGTTTLDFTVPANMGGTDLVVFETILNATVTIAEHTDINSEPQTVHIDTPPTPRTPTVATTAVDKADGDHTLPATGGTITDTVTYTGLTPGTKYTLNGELMDKTTGATTGITATADFTPTTADGTTTLDFTVPANMGGTDLVVFETILNATVTIAEHTDINSEPQTVHIDTPPTPRTPTVATTAVDKADGDHTLPATGGIITDTVTYTGLTPGTKYTLNGELMDKTTGTTTGITATATFTPTAPDGTTTLDFTVPANMGGKDLVVFETILNATVTIAEHTDINSEPQTVHIEEPAEPTPTPTPTAPPTTPPTPAAVPTPGPSPTPKAVPTAPSRLSSTGASVAFAALSGIVLVGGGTALLAVRRRRSEH, translated from the coding sequence ATGAAGGTTCAGTGGATCTCGCGTCCCAGACGGCGCGGGAACGACAAGACAGCACGTCCCCGGTACGCACGACGCGCCGTGACGTTCGGTGCGGCTGCGGCGATGGCCCTGCTGCTCGGAACGAGCAGCCTGCTCGCCGGCGTCACGAGCGCACAGGCCGCGGTGGGCGACCAGACCCAGGCCACGAACCCCGACTGGGGTGGCGGGTCGTCGACGTGGTCCGCGCTGTGGGGCCTGAGCAACGGCACGTCTCAGTACTGCCTCCAGATCGACCGCTCCGGCCCGGAGACGAGCTACGAGGGCTTCAGCGTCAAGTACACGCAGAAGGCCTCGAGCGCGCAGGTCTTCGACTACAACCGTCCCGCCGACGCGCAGGGGAAGATCAACTGGATCCTCCAGCGCGCCTACCCCTACCTGACGATCTCCGAGGTGTCAGCGATCACCGGCATCAACGGTCTCGACTCGGACGAGGTCATCGATGCGACCCAGACGGCGATCCACTACTACGGCGACTCCCCCACGGTGGACGCGAGCCGGATCACGACCGGGGCCGACGCCCGCGCCCTCTACAACTGGTACGTCTCCCACGCGGTGAGCGTCAGCCCCAACGGCCCGAACGACGGCTCGATCTCCTTGACCCGCGCCAGCACCTTCTCCCAGGCCGCCGGTGGGCTGGTCGGCCCGTACGTCGTGCACACCGACCAGGTGCAGATCGTGCACCTGAGCGCCTCGGGCGGACGCGTGGTCAACGCAGCGGGAGCCGCGGTGAGCACCGTGACCGACGGCGCAAGCGTCTACCTGGCGCCGACCGGTGCCGGTCCGGTGACCCTGATCGCGAACGGCACGTACGTGTACGTCTCCGGGAACGTGTGGGACCCCCAGCCGGGACAGTACTCGCGCCGCAGCAAGCCGTTCCAACAGCTCACGACCGCCGAGGCCAAGCCGCGCCAGGCGCAGATCTCCGACACGCCCACGCCGCCTCCCGCACCCACGGTCGCGACCACCGCGGTCGACAAGGCCGACGGCGACCACACCCTGCCCGCCACCGGCGGCACGATCACCGATACCGTGACCTACACCGGACTCACCCCCGGCACGAAGTACACGCTCAACGGCGAACTCATGGACAAGACCACAGGCGCCACCACCGGCATCACCGCCACCGCCGACTTCACCCCCACCACAGCTGACGGCACCACCACCCTCGACTTCACCGTCCCGGCGAACATGGGCGGCACAGACCTCGTCGTCTTCGAGACCATCCTCAACGCCACGGTCACGATCGCCGAGCACACCGACATCAACTCCGAACCCCAGACCGTCCACATCGACACACCCCCCACCCCCCGCACACCCACGGTCGCGACCACCGCGGTCGACAAGGCTGACGGCGACCACACCCTGCCCGCCACCGGCGGCACCATCACCGACACCGTGACCTACACCGGACTCACCCCCGGCACGAAGTACACGCTCAACGGCGAACTCATGGACAAGACCACAGGCGCCACCACCGGCATCACCGCCACCGCCGACTTCACCCCCACCACAGCTGACGGCACCACCACCCTCGACTTCACCGTCCCGGCGAACATGGGCGGCACAGACCTCGTCGTCTTCGAGACCATCCTCAACGCCACGGTCACGATCGCCGAGCACACCGACATCAACTCCGAACCCCAGACCGTCCACATCGACACACCCCCCACCCCCCGCACACCCACGGTCGCGACCACCGCGGTCGACAAGGCTGACGGCGACCACACCCTGCCCGCCACCGGCGGCATCATCACCGACACCGTGACCTACACCGGCCTGACCCCCGGCACGAAGTACACGCTCAACGGCGAACTCATGGACAAGACCACCGGCACCACGACCGGCATCACCGCCACCGCCACGTTCACCCCGACCGCCCCCGACGGCACCACGACCCTGGACTTCACCGTCCCGGCGAACATGGGCGGCAAGGACCTCGTCGTCTTCGAGACCATCCTCAACGCCACGGTCACGATCGCCGAGCACACCGACATCAACTCCGAACCCCAGACCGTCCACATCGAGGAACCGGCTGAACCGACCCCTACCCCCACCCCCACGGCCCCACCGACCACTCCGCCCACCCCGGCCGCGGTGCCGACGCCCGGGCCGAGCCCGACGCCCAAGGCAGTCCCCACGGCGCCGTCGCGGCTCTCGTCCACCGGCGCGAGCGTCGCGTTCGCTGCCCTGAGCGGGATCGTCCTGGTGGGCGGCGGGACGGCTCTCCTGGCTGTCCGGCGTCGCCGTAGCGAGCACTGA
- a CDS encoding LuxR family transcriptional regulator, which translates to MNKEPWTAPTTVELDRQLLDAKLTVPRTGAPVVSRASLIDAARASGRRVVGVTAPPGYGKSTFLAEWAASDPRAVVWLTLDRFDDAPLTLLSVLASALARHGIGLPDLGADMAGPDASLLGRAAPHLASVLRTSPAAFVLVLDDLHEIRHAACHDVLGIVVAGIPDGSQLVAASRDEQPHLARLRATDETVELGVRELALDAEGTAQVFAASDVRLTPDVAAAVRTRTEGWPVGVHLAALVARDGGDGADAAAVTGTDRYVADYLQREALRRLPDETRQFLRRTAILDDLTAPLCDAVLGETSSLRHLRELESAHLFLVPLDQHRRWFRYHALFRELLLDDLLTAEPELADELRVRAADWYEANGSPARAVEQLLATGEHERAARLVTRIVMSLFQGGQISTIDRWLGVLGDDAIRSHPPLAVLAGYVAVYEGRAGAAEHWGAVADAAAFDGDPGDGSASFDSARAMYRALRCPDGPQRMLDDVGLALAAEPEWSSWRDTALVMSADALRLNGDDESAVRHLELGVEAASAHGDADTLVYAEAQLADLDMDHRRWESARIRVQRVLTTIEDHRLDDYPTSALGYAVAARLAHHDHDPALTNDLLTRGMRTRTFCTYAFPTLAVRVRLRLARTSWATADVAAVRHLLREIDDVLLRRPALGVLSDEVADLRKAFDAAEHASTAVGPGPPLTPAELRLLPYLQTHLTIREIGERLFVSRNTASSEIGSIYRKLGVSSRSEAVERAVDQGLLGA; encoded by the coding sequence GTGAACAAGGAGCCGTGGACGGCACCCACGACCGTGGAGCTCGACCGTCAGCTCCTCGACGCCAAGCTCACCGTGCCCCGGACGGGAGCGCCGGTCGTGAGCCGGGCCTCGCTCATCGACGCGGCACGCGCGAGCGGACGACGGGTCGTCGGGGTCACCGCTCCCCCGGGCTACGGCAAGTCCACGTTCCTCGCCGAGTGGGCCGCGAGCGACCCGAGGGCGGTCGTGTGGCTCACGCTCGACCGGTTCGACGACGCCCCCCTGACCCTGCTGTCCGTGCTGGCCTCCGCCCTCGCCCGCCACGGGATCGGGCTGCCCGACCTCGGCGCGGACATGGCCGGCCCCGACGCTTCGCTGCTGGGGCGGGCGGCCCCGCACCTGGCGTCGGTCCTGCGGACGAGCCCTGCCGCCTTCGTCCTGGTGCTCGACGACCTGCACGAGATCCGGCACGCGGCCTGCCACGACGTGCTGGGCATCGTGGTCGCGGGGATCCCCGACGGGTCGCAGCTCGTCGCCGCGAGTCGCGACGAGCAACCCCACCTGGCGCGGCTGCGTGCGACGGACGAGACGGTCGAGCTCGGGGTACGTGAGCTCGCGCTCGACGCCGAGGGCACCGCGCAGGTGTTCGCCGCCTCGGACGTGCGCCTCACTCCCGACGTCGCGGCCGCCGTCCGGACACGGACCGAGGGCTGGCCCGTGGGGGTGCACCTCGCGGCACTCGTCGCACGCGACGGCGGGGACGGGGCGGACGCGGCGGCCGTCACGGGCACCGACCGGTACGTCGCGGACTACCTCCAACGAGAAGCGCTGCGACGACTGCCCGACGAGACGCGGCAGTTCCTGCGCCGCACCGCGATCCTCGACGACCTGACCGCCCCGCTGTGCGACGCCGTCCTCGGAGAGACCTCGTCGCTGCGGCACCTGCGCGAGCTCGAGTCCGCGCACCTCTTCCTCGTGCCGCTCGACCAGCACCGCCGGTGGTTCCGCTACCACGCCCTGTTCCGCGAGCTGCTGCTCGACGACCTCCTGACAGCAGAGCCCGAGCTCGCCGACGAGCTCCGGGTCAGGGCCGCCGACTGGTACGAGGCGAACGGCTCCCCGGCGCGCGCCGTCGAGCAGCTCCTCGCGACGGGCGAGCACGAGCGCGCCGCCCGGCTCGTCACCCGGATCGTCATGTCCCTCTTCCAGGGCGGGCAGATCTCCACGATCGACCGCTGGTTGGGCGTCCTGGGGGACGACGCGATCCGCAGCCACCCACCGCTCGCGGTGCTCGCCGGGTACGTCGCGGTGTACGAGGGACGCGCAGGGGCCGCCGAGCACTGGGGAGCGGTGGCGGACGCGGCCGCGTTCGACGGCGACCCCGGGGACGGGTCGGCCTCGTTCGACTCGGCGCGCGCGATGTACCGGGCGCTGAGGTGCCCGGACGGCCCGCAACGGATGCTCGACGACGTCGGTCTCGCCCTGGCGGCCGAGCCCGAGTGGAGCTCGTGGCGCGACACCGCGCTCGTGATGAGTGCAGACGCGCTCCGCCTGAACGGCGACGACGAGTCCGCCGTCCGGCACCTCGAGCTCGGGGTCGAGGCCGCGAGCGCCCACGGCGACGCCGACACGCTCGTGTACGCCGAGGCGCAGCTCGCCGACCTCGACATGGACCACCGTCGGTGGGAGAGCGCCAGGATCCGGGTCCAGCGGGTACTCACCACCATCGAGGACCACCGGCTGGACGACTACCCCACGAGCGCGCTCGGCTACGCGGTGGCCGCTCGCCTGGCCCACCACGACCACGACCCTGCCCTGACGAACGACCTCCTGACCCGCGGGATGCGCACCAGGACGTTCTGCACGTACGCGTTCCCCACGCTCGCCGTGCGCGTGCGCCTGAGGCTCGCTCGGACGAGCTGGGCGACCGCGGACGTCGCTGCGGTCCGGCACCTCCTGCGCGAGATCGACGACGTGCTGCTCCGACGGCCCGCGCTCGGCGTGCTGAGCGACGAGGTCGCGGACCTGCGCAAGGCCTTCGACGCGGCCGAGCACGCGAGCACGGCCGTGGGGCCCGGTCCTCCGCTCACACCCGCGGAACTGCGGCTCCTGCCCTACCTCCAGACCCACCTCACGATCCGGGAGATCGGCGAGCGACTCTTCGTGTCGCGGAACACCGCCAGCTCGGAGATCGGTTCGATCTACCGCAAGCTCGGGGTCTCGAGCCGGAGCGAGGCCGTGGAGCGCGCGGTCGACCAGGGGCTGCTGGGCGCGTGA